In a genomic window of Streptococcus oralis subsp. tigurinus:
- a CDS encoding NUDIX hydrolase N-terminal domain-containing protein, with translation MNASDFTKYLQRMLAITDTGLTFTKDPFDRERYEDLRSLLSEMLNQVSDLDAEEVAEVLKPTSAYATPLMDVRAWIVEDEKVCLVRGKGEDSWALPGGFGEVGYSPTENILKEIEEETGFTAKAERLLAVFDTNRFQLQSKQYAKFVFECKLLDGQFQENQEIAELQFFAIDQLPVLSEKRITKEQMEIIWQVYKGQRDQYVD, from the coding sequence ATGAATGCAAGTGATTTTACCAAGTATCTGCAAAGAATGCTAGCCATTACGGATACTGGATTAACCTTTACAAAAGATCCTTTCGACCGTGAGCGCTACGAGGACTTGCGAAGTCTGTTATCTGAAATGTTGAATCAGGTATCAGACCTCGATGCAGAAGAAGTGGCAGAAGTCTTGAAACCAACGTCCGCTTATGCAACTCCTCTGATGGACGTCCGTGCTTGGATTGTTGAGGATGAAAAAGTCTGTTTAGTTAGAGGAAAAGGGGAGGATAGTTGGGCTTTGCCAGGTGGTTTTGGTGAAGTCGGCTACTCTCCAACCGAAAATATTCTTAAAGAAATTGAAGAAGAAACCGGCTTTACAGCAAAAGCTGAAAGGTTACTTGCAGTTTTTGATACTAATCGTTTCCAACTGCAGAGCAAACAATATGCAAAGTTTGTCTTTGAATGTAAGCTTCTTGATGGACAATTTCAAGAGAATCAAGAAATTGCTGAGCTTCAATTTTTTGCCATTGACCAATTGCCAGTCTTATCTGAAAAACGCATCACCAAGGAGCAAATGGAGATTATTTGGCAGGTTTATAAAGGACAAAGAGACCAATATGTTGATTAG
- a CDS encoding UDP-N-acetylmuramoyl-tripeptide--D-alanyl-D-alanine ligase yields the protein MKLTIHEVAQAVGAKNDVSIFEDAQLEKAEFDSRLIGTGNLFVPLKGARDGHDFIETAFENGAAVTLSEKEVANHPYILVDDVLSAFQTLAAYYLEKTAVDVFAVTGSNGKTTTKDMLAHLLSTTYKTYKTQGNYNNEIGLPYTVLHMPEGTEKLVLEMGQDHLGDIHLLSELAHPKTAIVTLVGEAHLAFFKDRSEIAKGKMQIADGMAPGSLLLAPADPIVEDYLPTDKKVVRFGQGAELEITDLIERKDSLTFKANFLEQTLDLPVTGKYNATNAMIASYVALQEGVSEEQIHQAFQNLELTRNRTEWKKAANGADILSDVYNANPTAMKLILETFSAIPANEGGKKIAVLADMKELGDQSVQLHNQMILSLSPDVLDTVIFYGEDIAELAQLASQMFPIGHVFYFKKTASEDQFEDLVKQVKERLGANDQILLKGSNSMNLAKLVESLENECK from the coding sequence ATGAAACTAACAATCCATGAAGTCGCCCAAGCTGTTGGAGCTAAAAATGATGTCAGTATCTTTGAGGATGCCCAGTTAGAAAAGGCTGAGTTTGACAGTCGTTTGATTGGGACGGGAAATTTGTTTGTGCCCCTCAAAGGTGCACGTGATGGTCATGACTTTATCGAAACAGCTTTTGAAAATGGTGCAGCAGTAACCTTGTCTGAGAAAGAGGTTGCAAATCATCCCTACATTTTAGTAGATGACGTTTTGTCTGCCTTTCAAACCCTAGCTGCCTACTATCTTGAAAAAACAGCAGTTGATGTCTTTGCGGTAACGGGTTCAAATGGTAAAACAACGACCAAGGATATGTTGGCGCACTTGCTATCAACAACCTACAAGACCTACAAAACTCAAGGCAATTACAATAACGAGATTGGACTTCCCTACACAGTTCTCCACATGCCTGAAGGGACAGAAAAGTTGGTCTTGGAGATGGGGCAGGATCACTTGGGGGATATTCATCTCTTGTCTGAATTGGCTCATCCAAAGACAGCCATCGTGACCTTGGTTGGAGAAGCCCATTTGGCCTTTTTCAAAGACCGTTCGGAAATCGCTAAAGGGAAGATGCAAATTGCAGACGGTATGGCACCTGGTTCCTTGCTCTTGGCTCCAGCTGACCCTATCGTAGAGGACTACTTGCCAACTGATAAAAAGGTGGTTCGTTTTGGGCAAGGAGCAGAGCTGGAAATTACAGACTTGATTGAGCGCAAGGATAGTCTGACCTTTAAGGCTAATTTTTTGGAACAAACCCTCGATTTGCCAGTGACAGGTAAGTACAATGCCACCAATGCTATGATTGCATCTTATGTTGCCCTACAAGAAGGAGTTTCAGAGGAACAGATTCATCAGGCCTTTCAGAACCTAGAATTGACCCGTAATCGTACTGAGTGGAAGAAAGCAGCCAATGGAGCAGATATCCTGTCAGATGTCTACAATGCCAATCCAACTGCTATGAAGTTGATTTTGGAGACATTCTCTGCCATCCCAGCTAATGAAGGGGGCAAGAAAATCGCTGTCTTAGCGGACATGAAGGAACTTGGTGACCAGTCTGTTCAACTCCATAACCAGATGATTTTGAGCCTCTCGCCAGATGTGCTGGATACCGTTATTTTCTACGGAGAAGACATTGCCGAATTGGCACAACTGGCTAGTCAAATGTTCCCAATCGGTCATGTATTCTACTTTAAGAAAACTGCGAGCGAAGATCAATTTGAAGACCTTGTCAAGCAAGTTAAGGAAAGACTCGGTGCCAATGACCAAATTTTGCTCAAAGGCTCTAACTCCATGAATCTAGCCAAGCTGGTAGAAAGTTTAGAAAATGAATGCAAGTGA
- a CDS encoding D-alanine--D-alanine ligase, whose translation MKQTIILLYGGRSAEREVSVLSAESVMRAVNYDRFTVKTFFISQSGDFIKTQEFSRTPGQEDRLMTNATIDWGKKIAPSAIYEEGAVVFPVLHGPMGEDGSVQGFLEVLKMPYVGCNILSSSLAMDKITTKRVLESVGIAQVPYVAIVEGDDVTAKIAEVEEKLTYPVFTKPSNMGSSVGISKSENQEELRQALELAFQYDSRVLVEQGVNAREIEVGLLGNYDVKSTLPGEVVKDVAFYDYDAKYIDNKITMDIPAKISDDVVAVMRQNAETAFRAIGGLGLSRCDFFYTDKGEVFLNELNTMPGFTQWSMYPLLWDNMGISYPELIERLVDLAKESFNKHEAHLL comes from the coding sequence ATGAAACAAACAATTATTCTTTTATACGGCGGACGCAGTGCAGAACGTGAAGTGTCTGTATTGTCAGCTGAAAGTGTTATGCGTGCGGTCAACTACGACCGTTTCACAGTCAAGACTTTCTTTATCAGCCAGTCAGGTGACTTTATCAAAACACAGGAATTTAGCCGGACTCCAGGTCAAGAGGATCGTCTCATGACAAATGCGACTATTGACTGGGGCAAGAAAATAGCGCCAAGTGCCATCTACGAAGAAGGTGCAGTGGTCTTCCCAGTCCTTCATGGTCCGATGGGAGAAGATGGTTCTGTTCAAGGATTTCTTGAAGTTTTGAAAATGCCCTATGTCGGCTGCAATATCTTGTCATCAAGCCTTGCCATGGATAAAATCACGACCAAGCGAGTTTTAGAATCTGTAGGGATTGCCCAAGTTCCTTATGTGGCCATCGTTGAAGGTGATGATGTGACTGCTAAAATCGCTGAAGTTGAAGAAAAATTGACTTATCCAGTCTTCACGAAACCGTCAAACATGGGTTCAAGTGTCGGTATTTCTAAGTCTGAAAACCAAGAAGAACTCCGTCAAGCTTTGGAACTTGCCTTCCAATATGACAGCCGTGTCTTGGTTGAGCAAGGAGTGAATGCCCGTGAAATCGAGGTTGGTCTCTTGGGAAACTACGATGTTAAGAGCACGCTTCCTGGTGAAGTGGTCAAGGACGTTGCTTTCTACGACTACGATGCCAAGTATATTGACAACAAGATTACCATGGACATCCCAGCCAAGATTAGTGATGATGTAGTAGCTGTCATGCGTCAAAATGCAGAAACTGCCTTCCGTGCGATCGGTGGCCTTGGTCTATCTCGTTGTGATTTCTTCTATACAGATAAGGGCGAGGTTTTCCTAAACGAGCTCAATACCATGCCAGGTTTTACCCAGTGGTCTATGTACCCACTACTTTGGGACAATATGGGAATCAGCTATCCAGAACTAATCGAGCGTTTGGTTGACCTTGCTAAGGAGAGCTTTAACAAGCACGAAGCGCATTTGCTATAA
- the recR gene encoding recombination mediator RecR yields the protein MLYPTPIAKLIDSYSKLPGIGIKTATRLAFYTIGMSDDDVNEFAKNLLSAKRELTYCSICGRLTDDDPCSICTDPTRDQTTILVLEDSRDVAAMENIQEYHGLYHVLHGLISPMNGISPDDINLKSLMTRLMDSEVSEVIVATNATADGEATSMYLSRLLKPAGIKVTRLARGLAVGADIEYADEVTLLRAIENRTEL from the coding sequence ATGCTGTATCCAACACCTATTGCCAAGTTAATTGATAGCTATTCGAAGCTTCCAGGTATCGGGATCAAAACGGCTACTCGTCTCGCCTTCTATACCATTGGAATGTCTGATGACGATGTCAATGAATTTGCAAAAAATCTCCTATCTGCCAAGCGGGAATTGACCTATTGTTCCATCTGTGGTCGCTTGACCGATGATGATCCCTGCTCTATCTGCACAGATCCGACTCGAGACCAGACAACGATCTTAGTGCTAGAGGATAGTCGCGATGTGGCTGCTATGGAAAATATCCAAGAATACCACGGACTCTATCATGTCTTGCACGGTCTCATTTCTCCTATGAATGGTATCAGTCCAGACGATATCAATCTCAAGAGCCTCATGACCCGTCTCATGGATAGTGAGGTTTCAGAGGTAATCGTGGCAACCAATGCGACAGCAGATGGGGAAGCGACGTCTATGTACCTCTCTCGTTTGCTCAAACCAGCTGGTATCAAGGTCACTCGCCTAGCACGAGGCCTAGCCGTGGGAGCAGATATCGAGTATGCGGATGAGGTCACACTTTTACGAGCCATTGAAAATCGGACAGAGTTGTAG
- the pbp2b gene encoding penicillin-binding protein PBP2B, whose translation MRKFNSHSIPIRLNLLFAIVILLFMAIIGRLLYMQVLNKDFYETKLASASQTRVTTSSARGQIYDAAGKPLVENTVKQVVSFTRNNKMTAAELKETAKKLLTYVNVTSPNLTDRQIADYYLADQDVYKTTVESLPSDKRLDSDGNRLSEATLYNNAVESIDVSQLNYTDDQKKEIYLFSQLNAVENFATGTISTDALNDTQVALVASASKELPGISISTSWDRKVLDTSLSSIVGSVSSEKSGLPAEEVDAYLKKGYSLNDRVGTSYLEKQYEDVLQGKRSVKEIHLDKHGNMESVENVEEGSKGNNIKLTIDLTFQNGVDDLLKSYFNSELGNGGAKYSEGVYAVALNPKTGAVLAMSGVKHDVESGELSSDSLGTITNVFVPGSVVKAATLSSGWENGVLSGNQTLTDQPIVFQGSAPINSWYTLSYGSFPITAVEALEYSSNTYMVQTALGIMGQSYQPNMIVATDQLETAMGKLRSTFGEYGLGASTEIDLPDESTGFTPKEFDLANYINNAFGQFDNYTPMQLAQYVATIANNGVRLAPHIVEGVYGNNEQGGLGNLVQETATKELNKINISEADMALLHQGFYQVSHGTSALTTGRAFSNGAAVSISGKTGTAESYVNGGQKANNTNAVAYAPSDNPQIAVAVVFPHNTNLTNGVGPSIARDIINLYNQQHPMN comes from the coding sequence ATGAGAAAATTCAATAGCCATTCGATTCCTATTCGGCTTAATTTACTGTTTGCCATTGTTATCCTCTTGTTTATGGCCATTATTGGTCGATTGTTATACATGCAGGTGCTCAATAAAGATTTCTATGAAACAAAATTGGCCTCAGCCAGCCAGACAAGGGTAACAACCAGTTCAGCTCGTGGACAGATCTATGATGCGGCAGGGAAACCCTTGGTAGAAAACACTGTCAAGCAGGTTGTTTCTTTCACACGAAACAATAAAATGACAGCAGCAGAATTGAAGGAGACAGCCAAGAAACTTCTCACATATGTGAATGTGACCTCCCCTAATTTGACAGACCGTCAGATTGCAGACTACTACTTGGCGGACCAGGACGTTTACAAAACAACAGTCGAATCCTTGCCAAGTGATAAACGCCTAGATTCAGATGGGAACCGCTTATCTGAAGCGACTCTCTACAATAATGCAGTTGAAAGTATTGACGTGAGTCAACTCAATTATACAGATGACCAGAAAAAGGAAATCTATCTCTTTAGTCAGCTCAATGCCGTTGAAAATTTTGCGACGGGCACCATTTCTACGGATGCCTTGAATGATACCCAAGTTGCTCTCGTTGCATCAGCATCCAAGGAATTACCAGGGATTAGTATTTCAACTTCATGGGATCGGAAAGTCCTAGACACTTCTTTGTCTTCAATTGTAGGTAGTGTATCAAGTGAAAAATCAGGTCTTCCAGCGGAGGAAGTGGACGCTTATTTGAAAAAAGGGTATTCTCTCAATGACCGAGTGGGAACTTCCTATCTTGAAAAGCAATATGAAGATGTTCTTCAAGGCAAACGCTCCGTCAAGGAAATCCACCTCGACAAACACGGGAATATGGAAAGTGTAGAAAATGTCGAAGAAGGAAGCAAAGGAAACAACATCAAACTAACGATTGACCTAACTTTTCAGAATGGTGTAGATGATCTACTCAAGAGCTACTTCAACTCAGAGTTGGGTAACGGTGGAGCCAAATACTCTGAAGGAGTCTACGCTGTAGCCCTCAATCCTAAAACCGGTGCAGTTCTAGCGATGTCGGGTGTCAAGCATGATGTCGAATCCGGTGAATTAAGTTCAGATTCGCTAGGAACGATAACCAATGTCTTTGTTCCAGGATCTGTCGTTAAGGCAGCAACCCTTAGCTCTGGTTGGGAAAATGGGGTCTTGTCAGGAAATCAAACTTTGACAGATCAGCCGATTGTTTTCCAAGGTTCGGCTCCGATCAATTCATGGTATACCTTGTCCTATGGCTCCTTCCCTATCACAGCAGTTGAGGCTCTAGAGTACTCTTCTAATACCTACATGGTTCAGACTGCGCTAGGGATCATGGGGCAGTCCTACCAGCCAAATATGATAGTCGCAACTGATCAGTTAGAAACTGCAATGGGCAAGTTGCGATCAACCTTTGGGGAATATGGACTTGGAGCTTCAACAGAGATTGACCTCCCAGATGAATCTACAGGATTTACACCAAAAGAATTTGATTTGGCCAACTATATTAATAACGCCTTTGGCCAGTTTGATAACTACACACCTATGCAGTTAGCCCAGTATGTCGCAACCATTGCAAACAATGGCGTACGATTGGCTCCTCACATCGTTGAGGGAGTTTATGGAAACAATGAACAAGGTGGCTTAGGTAATCTAGTTCAAGAAACAGCCACCAAGGAACTGAACAAGATCAATATCTCAGAAGCGGATATGGCCCTCTTGCACCAAGGTTTCTATCAAGTTTCGCATGGAACGAGCGCTCTGACAACTGGTCGTGCCTTTTCAAATGGCGCAGCCGTTTCCATCAGCGGGAAAACGGGGACGGCCGAAAGTTATGTTAATGGCGGTCAAAAGGCCAATAATACCAACGCAGTTGCTTATGCTCCGTCCGATAATCCTCAAATCGCGGTCGCAGTCGTCTTTCCTCATAACACCAACCTAACAAATGGTGTCGGACCTTCAATTGCGCGTGATATCATCAATCTTTATAACCAACAACATCCAATGAATTAG
- a CDS encoding MurR/RpiR family transcriptional regulator yields the protein MNKPDIATIIDLHFEELTELEQEIARYFLQPETSQDDLSSQQVTQKLHISQAALTRFAKKCGFTGYREFVFQYQHQASKPDTHFHKHSPLTKRVLRSYSIMREQTQDLIDEEQLERVAQLIEDAERVYFFGTGSSGLVAREMKLRFMRLGVVCEALTDQDGFAWTTSIMDENCLVLGFSLSGTTPSILDSLLDAKEMGAKTILFTSAPNKNSQAYTETVLVASHSQPSYIQRISAQLPMLFLIDLVYAYFLEINRESKEKIFNSYWENKKLNGYRRQKRVRKS from the coding sequence ATGAACAAGCCAGATATCGCAACCATAATCGACCTCCATTTTGAAGAATTAACCGAGCTCGAGCAAGAAATCGCTCGCTATTTTTTACAACCTGAAACGAGTCAAGATGATCTTTCTTCTCAGCAAGTTACCCAGAAATTACATATCTCCCAAGCAGCATTGACCCGCTTTGCCAAAAAGTGTGGTTTTACAGGTTACCGAGAATTCGTCTTTCAATACCAGCATCAGGCTAGTAAACCGGACACTCATTTCCACAAACATAGTCCTTTGACCAAACGTGTTTTGCGAAGCTACAGTATCATGCGAGAACAAACGCAGGATTTGATTGACGAAGAACAACTGGAACGCGTTGCCCAGTTAATCGAAGATGCTGAGCGTGTCTACTTCTTTGGAACAGGTAGTTCCGGTCTTGTCGCTCGTGAAATGAAACTGCGTTTCATGCGTCTGGGTGTAGTCTGTGAAGCCTTAACCGATCAGGACGGCTTTGCATGGACGACCAGCATCATGGATGAAAATTGTCTAGTACTCGGTTTCTCACTTTCTGGTACAACTCCTTCTATTTTAGACAGTCTATTAGACGCAAAAGAGATGGGGGCCAAGACCATCCTCTTTACCAGCGCTCCAAACAAAAATAGTCAGGCCTATACAGAGACCGTTCTTGTTGCTAGCCACAGCCAGCCTTCCTACATTCAACGGATATCCGCTCAGCTCCCCATGCTCTTCCTTATAGATTTGGTTTATGCCTACTTTTTGGAAATCAATCGTGAAAGCAAGGAGAAAATCTTTAATAGCTATTGGGAAAATAAAAAACTCAATGGCTATCGTAGACAAAAACGCGTTAGAAAATCCTAG
- a CDS encoding ROK family protein, protein MTHYVAIDIGGTNIKYGLIDQEGQLVESHEMPTEAHKGGPHILQKTKDIVASYLEKGPVAGVAISSAGMVDPDKGEIFYAGPQIPNYAGTQFKKEIETSFAIPCEIENDVNCAGLAEAVSGSGKGASVTLCLTIGTGIGGCLIMDGKVFHGFSNSACEVGYMHMQDGAFQDLASTTALVEYVATGHGDPVDQWNGRRIFKEATEGNKICMAGIDRMVDYLGKGLANICYVANPEVVILGGGIMGQEAILKPKIRTALKAALVPSLAEKTRLEFAHHQNTAGMLGAYYHFKTKQS, encoded by the coding sequence ATGACACACTACGTTGCAATTGATATTGGCGGAACCAACATCAAATATGGTTTGATCGACCAAGAAGGCCAACTTGTTGAATCGCATGAAATGCCAACTGAGGCGCATAAGGGTGGACCCCATATCTTACAAAAGACAAAAGATATCGTAGCCAGCTATTTAGAAAAGGGCCCAGTAGCAGGTGTTGCCATTTCTTCTGCAGGGATGGTGGATCCTGATAAGGGTGAAATCTTCTATGCTGGTCCTCAGATTCCCAACTATGCAGGAACCCAGTTCAAGAAGGAAATCGAGACTAGCTTTGCGATTCCTTGCGAAATTGAAAATGATGTCAACTGTGCAGGTCTTGCTGAGGCAGTATCTGGTTCAGGCAAGGGAGCGAGTGTGACACTTTGTTTGACCATTGGAACAGGTATCGGTGGTTGCTTGATTATGGATGGGAAAGTTTTCCATGGATTTAGCAACTCAGCTTGCGAAGTTGGTTATATGCACATGCAGGATGGAGCTTTCCAAGACTTGGCTTCTACGACAGCCTTGGTAGAATATGTAGCAACAGGTCATGGCGATCCAGTTGATCAGTGGAATGGCCGACGCATTTTCAAGGAAGCTACTGAAGGAAACAAGATTTGTATGGCTGGTATTGACCGCATGGTAGACTACCTTGGGAAAGGTCTGGCAAATATTTGCTACGTTGCCAATCCAGAAGTGGTCATTCTCGGTGGCGGGATCATGGGGCAAGAGGCTATCCTCAAACCGAAGATCCGCACAGCCTTGAAGGCGGCCTTGGTGCCAAGCCTAGCTGAAAAAACACGATTAGAATTTGCCCATCACCAAAACACAGCAGGTATGTTGGGTGCCTATTATCATTTCAAAACAAAACAATCCTAG
- a CDS encoding dihydrodipicolinate synthase family protein, producing MSDLKKYEGVIPAFYACYDDQGEVSPERTRALVQYFIDKGVQGLYVNGSSGECIYQSVADRKLILEEVMAVAKGKLTIIAHVACNNTKDSMELARHAESLGVDAIATIPPIYFRLPEYSVAKYWNDISSAAPNTDYVIYNIPQLAGVALTPSLYTEMLKNPRVIGVKNSSMPVQDIQTFVSLGGEDHIVFNGPDEQFLGGRLMGAKAGIGGTYGAMPELFLKLNQLIAEKDLETARELQYAINAIIGKLTAAHGNMYGVIKEVLKINEGLNIGSVRSPLTPVTEEDRPVVEAAAALIRETKERFL from the coding sequence ATGTCAGATTTAAAAAAATACGAAGGTGTCATTCCAGCCTTCTACGCATGTTATGATGATCAAGGAGAAGTCAGTCCAGAGCGTACGCGCGCCTTGGTTCAATACTTCATTGATAAGGGAGTTCAAGGTCTCTATGTCAATGGTTCTTCTGGTGAATGTATCTACCAAAGTGTGGCAGACCGCAAGTTGATTTTGGAAGAAGTCATGGCAGTTGCCAAGGGCAAATTGACCATCATCGCTCACGTAGCTTGCAACAATACCAAAGACAGTATGGAACTTGCTCGCCACGCAGAAAGCTTGGGTGTAGATGCCATTGCAACGATTCCACCGATTTACTTCCGCTTGCCAGAATACTCAGTTGCTAAATACTGGAACGATATCAGTTCTGCAGCTCCAAATACAGACTACGTGATTTATAACATTCCTCAATTGGCAGGAGTTGCTTTAACTCCAAGTCTCTACACTGAAATGTTGAAAAATCCTCGTGTTATCGGTGTGAAGAACTCTTCTATGCCAGTTCAAGATATCCAAACTTTTGTTAGCCTTGGTGGGGAAGACCATATCGTCTTTAATGGTCCAGATGAACAGTTCCTAGGTGGTCGCCTCATGGGTGCCAAAGCTGGTATCGGTGGTACTTATGGTGCGATGCCAGAACTCTTCTTGAAACTAAATCAGTTGATTGCTGAAAAAGACTTGGAAACAGCGCGTGAATTGCAGTATGCTATCAACGCAATCATTGGTAAATTGACTGCTGCACATGGAAATATGTACGGTGTGATCAAAGAAGTCTTGAAAATCAATGAGGGACTTAACATTGGATCAGTTCGTTCACCATTGACACCAGTGACTGAAGAAGATCGACCAGTTGTAGAAGCAGCTGCAGCCTTGATTCGTGAAACCAAGGAGCGCTTCCTCTAA
- a CDS encoding YesL family protein, with product MAQKGVSLIKAAFDTDNFLMRFSEKVLDIVTANLLFVVSCLPIVTIGVAKISLYETMFEIKRSRRVPVFRTYIRAFKQNLKLGFQLGLLELGIVLLSLLDLYLFWGQTALPFQIVKAICLGILIFLTLVMLASYPIAARYDLSWKEVLQKGLILASFNFPWFFLMLAILFLIVMVLYLSAFTLLLGGSAFILFGFGLLVFLQAGLMEKIFAKYQ from the coding sequence ATGGCACAAAAAGGAGTAAGCCTGATCAAGGCAGCATTTGATACAGATAATTTTCTCATGCGTTTCAGTGAGAAGGTCTTGGATATCGTGACAGCCAATCTTCTTTTTGTTGTCTCTTGTTTGCCTATCGTGACGATTGGAGTGGCAAAAATCAGCCTCTATGAGACTATGTTTGAGATTAAGAGAAGCAGACGGGTACCAGTCTTTAGAACTTATATAAGGGCCTTCAAGCAAAATCTGAAACTGGGTTTCCAGTTAGGTTTGCTAGAATTGGGCATTGTTTTGCTGAGCCTTTTAGATCTCTATCTTTTCTGGGGCCAGACAGCTTTGCCTTTCCAGATTGTGAAAGCTATTTGTTTGGGGATTCTCATCTTCCTCACTCTCGTGATGCTGGCTAGTTATCCCATCGCTGCGCGCTATGATTTGTCTTGGAAAGAAGTGCTGCAAAAAGGGCTTATCTTGGCAAGTTTTAACTTTCCGTGGTTCTTCCTCATGTTAGCCATTCTCTTTCTCATTGTGATGGTTCTTTATCTATCCGCCTTCACTCTCCTCTTGGGAGGATCAGCTTTTATCCTCTTTGGTTTTGGTTTGCTAGTCTTTCTCCAAGCAGGATTGATGGAGAAAATTTTCGCTAAATACCAGTAG
- a CDS encoding YhcH/YjgK/YiaL family protein, with translation MIFDDLKNIAFYKGIHPNLDKVIDYLYQHRKDSFELGKYEIDGDKVFLVVQENVLNQAENDQFEHHKHYADLHLLVEGHEYSSYGSRIKDEAVAFDEASDIGFVHCHERYPLLLGYHNFAIFFPGEPHQPNGYAGMEEKVRKYLFKILID, from the coding sequence ATGATTTTTGACGATTTGAAAAACATCGCCTTTTACAAGGGAATCCATCCCAATCTTGACAAGGTTATCGACTATCTCTATCAGCACCGTAAAGATTCTTTCGAACTCGGTAAGTATGAGATTGACGGGGACAAGGTCTTTCTAGTTGTTCAGGAAAATGTCCTCAATCAAGCTGAAAATGATCAGTTTGAGCACCATAAACACTATGCAGATTTGCATTTGCTGGTAGAAGGACATGAATATTCGAGCTACGGTTCACGTATCAAAGACGAAGCGGTAGCATTCGATGAAGCGAGTGACATTGGTTTTGTTCATTGTCATGAACGCTACCCACTCTTGTTGGGCTATCACAATTTTGCGATTTTCTTCCCAGGAGAACCGCATCAGCCAAATGGCTATGCAGGTATGGAAGAGAAGGTTCGCAAATATCTCTTTAAAATTTTGATTGATTAA
- a CDS encoding carbohydrate ABC transporter permease, with protein MQPTQKKPLTAFTVISTIILLLLTVLFIFPFYWILTGAFKSQPDTIMIPPQWFPKMPTMENFQQLMVQNPAMQWMWNSVFISLVTMFLVCATSSLAGYVLAKKRFYGQRILFAVFIAAMALPKQVVLVPLVRIVNFMGIHDTLWAVILPLIGWPFGVFLMKQFSENIPTELLESAKIDGCGEIRTFWSVAFPIVKPGFAALAIFTFINTWNDYFMQLVMLTSRQNLTISLGVATMQAEMATNYGLIMAGAALAAVPIVTVFLVFQKSFTQGITMGAVKG; from the coding sequence ATGCAACCTACACAAAAGAAACCTTTAACAGCTTTCACTGTTATTTCAACGATTATCTTGCTCTTGTTGACCGTACTGTTCATCTTTCCATTCTACTGGATCTTGACAGGGGCCTTCAAATCACAGCCTGATACCATTATGATTCCGCCACAGTGGTTCCCTAAAATGCCAACCATGGAAAACTTCCAACAACTCATGGTGCAAAACCCTGCTATGCAGTGGATGTGGAACTCTGTATTTATCTCACTAGTAACTATGTTCCTAGTCTGTGCAACCTCTTCTCTAGCAGGTTATGTCTTGGCTAAAAAACGTTTCTATGGTCAACGCATTCTCTTTGCAGTCTTTATCGCTGCCATGGCACTTCCAAAACAAGTTGTCCTTGTACCATTGGTACGTATCGTCAACTTCATGGGAATTCACGATACTCTTTGGGCAGTTATCTTGCCTTTGATTGGATGGCCATTTGGGGTCTTCCTCATGAAACAGTTCAGCGAAAACATCCCTACAGAATTGCTTGAATCAGCTAAAATCGACGGTTGTGGTGAGATTCGTACCTTCTGGAGCGTAGCCTTCCCTATCGTGAAACCAGGATTTGCAGCTCTTGCAATCTTTACCTTCATCAATACTTGGAACGACTACTTTATGCAGTTGGTTATGTTGACTTCACGTCAAAATTTGACTATCTCACTCGGGGTTGCGACCATGCAGGCCGAAATGGCAACCAACTACGGTTTGATCATGGCGGGTGCAGCTCTTGCAGCAGTGCCAATCGTAACAGTCTTCCTTGTCTTCCAAAAATCCTTCACTCAGGGTATTACTATGGGAGCTGTTAAAGGATAA